The following proteins are co-located in the Anomalospiza imberbis isolate Cuckoo-Finch-1a 21T00152 chromosome 1, ASM3175350v1, whole genome shotgun sequence genome:
- the NRBP2 gene encoding nuclear receptor-binding protein 2 isoform X2 → MAVPEPDARLAQEKEEESEEESEVLEESPCGRWQKRREQVNQGNMPGIQSTFLAMDTEEGVEVVWNELLFTDKKAFKAHEEKIKTMFEQLVLVDHPNIVKLHKYWLDVKDSKVIFITEYVSSGSLKQFLKKTKKNHKAMNARAWKRWCTQILSALSFLHSCEPPIIHGNLTSDTIFIQHNGLIKIGSVWHRVFANALPDDLRSPIRIEREELRNLHFFPPEYGQKADGTAVDIFSFGMCALEMAVLEIQTNGDTRVSEEAIARARHSLDDPNMREFILSCLTLNPDKRPTAHNLLFHRVLFEVHSLKLLAAHCFINHQYLMPENVVEEKIKELDLNMVMAEIRREGRPGAQWRYSEVSFLELDKFLEDVRNGIYPLMNFAVSRPHALPRALSQPQEDPQKAKTPTPEPFDVETRKVVQMQCNMELNEDKSQWHLTLLLILEDKLHRQLSYDLLPTDNSKDLATELVHYGFIHEDDCEKLAAFLESAFHKHRSQAL, encoded by the exons GTGAACCAAGGGAACATGCCCGGCATCCAGAGCACCTTCCTGGCCATGGACACGGAGGAGGGTGTGGAGGTGGTGTGGAACGAGCTGCTCTTCACCGACAAGAAGGCCTTCAAAGCACACGAG GAGAAGATCAAGACCATGTTTGagcagctggtgctggtggATCACCCCAACATCGTGAAGCTCCACAAGTACTGGCTGGATGTGAAGGACTCCAAG gTCATCTTCATCACGGAGTACGTGTCCTCGGGGAGCCTGAAGCAGTTCCTGAAGAAAACCAAGAAGAACCACAAGGCCATGAACGCCCGG GCCTGGAAGCGCTGGTGCACCCAAATCCTCTCGGCTCTCAG cTTCCTGCATTCCTGCGAGCCCCCCATCATCCATGGCAACCTGACCAGCGACACCATCTTCATCCAGCACAACGGGCTCATCAAGATCGGCTCCG TTTGGCACCGGGTGTTTGCCAACG CGCTCCCGGACGATCTCCGCAGCCCCATCCGGATCGAGCGGGAGGAGCTGCGCAACCTGCACTTCTTCCCTCCCGAATACGGCC AGAAGGCAGACGGGACGGCCGTGGACATCTTCTCCTTCGGGATGTGCGCACTGGAG ATGGCCGTGCTGGAGATCCAGACCAACGGGGACACGCGGGTCTCAGAGGAGGCGATCGCACGGGCCCGGCACTCCCTGGATGATCCCAACATGAGG gagtTCATCCTGTCCTGCCTGACCCTGAACCCGGACAAGCGCCCGACCGCCCACAACCTCCTCTTCCACCGCGTGCTCTTCGAGGTGCATTCCCTGAAGCTGCTGGCAGCCCACTGCTTCATCAACCACCAGT ATCTGATGCCAGAGAACGTGGTGGAGGAGAAGATCAAGGAGCTGGACCTGAACATGGTGATGGCCGAGATCCGCAGGGAGGGTCGGCCCGGGGCACAGTGGAG GTACTCCGAGGTTTCCTTCCTGGAGCTCGACAAGTTCCTGGAGGACGTCAG GAACGGGATTTACCCCCTGATGAACTTCGCTGTCTCCAGACCCCACGCCCTGCCCCGcgccctgtcccagccccaggaggaCCCTCAGAAAGCCAAGACCCCCACGCCAGAGCCCTTCGATGTGGAGACCAGGAAG GTGGTGCAGATGCAGTGCAACATGGAGCTGAACGAGGACAAGAGCCAGTGGCAT CTCACGcttctgctcatcctggaggaCAAGTTGCACCGCCAGCTCAGCTATGACCTGCTGCCCA CTGACAACTCCAAGGATTTGGCCACAGAGCTGGTGCATTATGGATTCATCCACGAG GACGACTGCGAAAAGCTGGCCGCGTTCCTGGAGAGCGCCTTCCACAAGCACCGCTCCCAAGCCCTGTGA
- the NRBP2 gene encoding nuclear receptor-binding protein 2 isoform X1: MAVPEPDARLAQEKEEESEEESEVLEESPCGRWQKRREQVNQGNMPGIQSTFLAMDTEEGVEVVWNELLFTDKKAFKAHEEKIKTMFEQLVLVDHPNIVKLHKYWLDVKDSKARVIFITEYVSSGSLKQFLKKTKKNHKAMNARAWKRWCTQILSALSFLHSCEPPIIHGNLTSDTIFIQHNGLIKIGSVWHRVFANALPDDLRSPIRIEREELRNLHFFPPEYGQKADGTAVDIFSFGMCALEMAVLEIQTNGDTRVSEEAIARARHSLDDPNMREFILSCLTLNPDKRPTAHNLLFHRVLFEVHSLKLLAAHCFINHQYLMPENVVEEKIKELDLNMVMAEIRREGRPGAQWRYSEVSFLELDKFLEDVRNGIYPLMNFAVSRPHALPRALSQPQEDPQKAKTPTPEPFDVETRKVVQMQCNMELNEDKSQWHLTLLLILEDKLHRQLSYDLLPTDNSKDLATELVHYGFIHEDDCEKLAAFLESAFHKHRSQAL, translated from the exons GTGAACCAAGGGAACATGCCCGGCATCCAGAGCACCTTCCTGGCCATGGACACGGAGGAGGGTGTGGAGGTGGTGTGGAACGAGCTGCTCTTCACCGACAAGAAGGCCTTCAAAGCACACGAG GAGAAGATCAAGACCATGTTTGagcagctggtgctggtggATCACCCCAACATCGTGAAGCTCCACAAGTACTGGCTGGATGTGAAGGACTCCAAGGCACGG gTCATCTTCATCACGGAGTACGTGTCCTCGGGGAGCCTGAAGCAGTTCCTGAAGAAAACCAAGAAGAACCACAAGGCCATGAACGCCCGG GCCTGGAAGCGCTGGTGCACCCAAATCCTCTCGGCTCTCAG cTTCCTGCATTCCTGCGAGCCCCCCATCATCCATGGCAACCTGACCAGCGACACCATCTTCATCCAGCACAACGGGCTCATCAAGATCGGCTCCG TTTGGCACCGGGTGTTTGCCAACG CGCTCCCGGACGATCTCCGCAGCCCCATCCGGATCGAGCGGGAGGAGCTGCGCAACCTGCACTTCTTCCCTCCCGAATACGGCC AGAAGGCAGACGGGACGGCCGTGGACATCTTCTCCTTCGGGATGTGCGCACTGGAG ATGGCCGTGCTGGAGATCCAGACCAACGGGGACACGCGGGTCTCAGAGGAGGCGATCGCACGGGCCCGGCACTCCCTGGATGATCCCAACATGAGG gagtTCATCCTGTCCTGCCTGACCCTGAACCCGGACAAGCGCCCGACCGCCCACAACCTCCTCTTCCACCGCGTGCTCTTCGAGGTGCATTCCCTGAAGCTGCTGGCAGCCCACTGCTTCATCAACCACCAGT ATCTGATGCCAGAGAACGTGGTGGAGGAGAAGATCAAGGAGCTGGACCTGAACATGGTGATGGCCGAGATCCGCAGGGAGGGTCGGCCCGGGGCACAGTGGAG GTACTCCGAGGTTTCCTTCCTGGAGCTCGACAAGTTCCTGGAGGACGTCAG GAACGGGATTTACCCCCTGATGAACTTCGCTGTCTCCAGACCCCACGCCCTGCCCCGcgccctgtcccagccccaggaggaCCCTCAGAAAGCCAAGACCCCCACGCCAGAGCCCTTCGATGTGGAGACCAGGAAG GTGGTGCAGATGCAGTGCAACATGGAGCTGAACGAGGACAAGAGCCAGTGGCAT CTCACGcttctgctcatcctggaggaCAAGTTGCACCGCCAGCTCAGCTATGACCTGCTGCCCA CTGACAACTCCAAGGATTTGGCCACAGAGCTGGTGCATTATGGATTCATCCACGAG GACGACTGCGAAAAGCTGGCCGCGTTCCTGGAGAGCGCCTTCCACAAGCACCGCTCCCAAGCCCTGTGA